Proteins found in one Stigmatopora nigra isolate UIUO_SnigA chromosome 15, RoL_Snig_1.1, whole genome shotgun sequence genomic segment:
- the LOC144208510 gene encoding myosin-1-like, which produces MSSDAEMAQYGPASIFLRKPEKERIEAQNRPFDARTACFVPDPKNLYIKGVIQKKEGGSATVKTEANEMVTVKEEDCHPMNPPKYDKIEDMAMMTHLNEASVLFNLKDRYAAWMIYTYSGLFCVTVNPYKLLPVYDPKVVSAYRGKKRMEAPPHIFSVSDNAYQNMLTDRENQSVLITGESGAGKTVNTKRVIQYFATIAVAGGSDKKEQTSGKIQGTLEDQIISANPLLEAFGNAKTVRNDNSSRFGKFIRIHFGTSGKLASADIETYLLEKSRVTFQLTEERSYHIFYQIMTGHKSELIEMLLITTNPYDFPMISQGQITVASIDDREELVATDTATDVLGFSSEEKMSIYKLTGAVLHYGNMKFKQKQREEQAEPDGTEVADKVAFLMGLNSADLLKGLCYPRVKVGNEYVTKGQTVPQVTNSVGALAKSVYEKMFLWMVIRINEMLDTKQPRQFFIGVLDIAGFEIFDFNSMEQLCINFTNEKLQQFFNHHMFVLEQEEYKKEGIDWEFIDFGMDLAACIELIEKPMGIFSILEEECMFPKASDTSFKNKLYDQHLGKNNAFQKPKVVKGKPEAHFSLLHYAGTVDYNISGWLEKNKDPLNESVVQLYQKSSMKLLSFLYASFSGTDADSGGDKASKKGAKKKGGSFQTVSAVFRENLGKLMTNLRSTHPHFVRCLIPNEVKTPGIMDNNLVIHQLRCNGVLEGIRICRKGFPSRIIYADFKQRYRILNASAIPEGQFIDGKKASEKLLGSIDVDHTQYRFGSTKVFFKAGLLGNLEELRDEKLASLVTQTQAVCRGFLMRKEFSNLIAQKDCVWILQYNLRSFMNVKHWPWMKLFFKIKPLLKSAETEKEMATMKEDFIKCKEDLVKSESKRKELEEKMVSLLQEKNNLQLQVQSDAENLCDAEERCEGLIKSKIQLEAKLKEVTERMEDEEEINAELTTKKRKLEDECSELKKDIDDLEITLAKVEKEKHATENKVKNLVEELAGQEESLGKLSKEKKALQEAHQQTMDDLQAEEDKVNSLTKAKSKLEQQVDDLEGSLEQEKKIRMDLERMKRKLEGDIKLTQETLMDAENDKQQYEERMKKKEFENSQLISKIADEQTINNQLQKKLKELHARIEELEEEVEAERSMRAKVEKQRADLSREIEEISERLEEAGGATASQIEMNKKRETEFLKIRRDLEEATLHHEATSAALRKKHADSMAELGEQLDNLQRIKQKLEKEKSELKMEIDDLSTNMESVAKIKVNLEKNCRSLEDQLVEMKAKSDENSRNIADLSNQRARFQTENAELSRHMEERETLISQLTRGKQGFTSQIDDLKRLMEDETKAKNALAHGLQSSRHDCDLLREQYEEEQEAKAELQRALSKANTEVALWRNKYETDAIQRTEELEEAKKKLAQRLQEAEEQIEAVNSKCASLEKTKQRLQNEMEDLMVDVERSNSVAATLDKKQRNFDKILAEWKQKYEESQAELEGAQKESRSLSTELFKLKNSYEEALDHLETMKRENKNLQQEISDLTEQLGESGKTIHELEKFKKNVETEKYDMQTALEEAEASLEQEESKILCIQMELNQVKADVDRKVAEKDEELDQMRKNNQRVMESMQTTLDAEVRSRNDALRVKKKMDGDLNEMEIQLGHANRQASEVLKQLRTVQAQLKEAQIHLDDSLRGQDDMKEQVTMLERRAGLMQAEIEELRAVAEQSERSRKVAEQELIDASERAGLLHSQNTSLLNTKKKLETDVTQLHGEIEEATQESRNAEEKAKKAITDAAMMAEELRKEQDTSAHLERMKKNLEVTVKDLQHRLDEAENLAMKGGKKQMQKLETRVRELETELEAEQKRSSESVKGVRKYERKVKELSYQADEDKKTNIRLQDLVDKLQIKMKAYKRHAEESEEQANMHMARFRKSQHELEEAEERADVAESLANKMRAKSRDIGPKANEGQGE; this is translated from the exons ATGAGCAGTGACGCCGAGATGGCCCAGTACGGGCCTGCCTCCATCTTTCTCCGCAAACCTGAGAAGGAGCGCATCGAGGCACAGAACCGGCCTTTCGACGCTAGAACTGCCTGCTTTGTGCCAGACCCCAAAAATCTATACATCAAAGGTGTCATCCAGAAGAAAGAAGGTGGTAGCGCTACTGTAAAGACGGAAGCAAACGAG ATGGTAACCGTCAAGGAAGAAGACTGCCACCCCATGAATCCTCCAAAGTACGACAAGATCGAGGACATGGCCATGATGACACATCTCAATGAAGCGTCTGTGCTGTTTAACCTCAAAGATCGTTATGCAGCGTGGATGATTTAC ACGTATTCCGGACTCTTCTGTGTGACAGTAAATCCGTACAAGTTGTTGCCAGTGTACGACCCAAAAGTGGTGTCAGCCTACAGGGGGAAAAAGCGAATGGAGGCTCCTCCCCATATCTTCTCGGTGTCTGATAACGCCTATCAGAACATGCTCACAG ATCGTGAGAATCAGTCTGTCCTGATCAC TGGAGAATCTGGTGCAGGGAAGACTGTCAATACCAAGCGAGTCATCCAGTACTTTGCGACAATCGCAGTGGCTGGGGGCAGCGACAAGAAAGAACAAACATCAGGAAAAATACag GGAACGCTGGAGGATCAAATCATTTCAGCAAATCCTTTGCTAGAGGCATTTGGGAATGCCAAGACTGTGAGGAATGACAATTCCTCACGTTTT GGTAAATTTATCAGAATTCATTTTGGAACATCAGGGAAACTGGCTTCAGCTGATATTGAAACAT ATTTGCTGGAAAAGTCAAGAGTGACATTCCAGTTGACAGAAGAAAGAAGCTACCACATCTTCTACCAAATCATGACCGGGCACAAATCCGAGCTTATAG AAATGTTGCTCATAACTACAAACCCATACGACTTCCCCATGATAAGTCAGGGGCAGATCACTGTCGCCAGCATTGACGACAGAGAAGAGCTTGTGGCCACAGAT ACCGCCACTGACGTTCTTGGCTTCAgcagtgaagaaaaaatgtcaatctaCAAGCTCACGGGAGCCGTGTTGCATTATGGGAACATGAAGTTTAAGCAGAAGCAGCGAGAGGAGCAGGCGGAGCCTGACGGCACCGAGG TGGCTGACAAAGTGGCCTTCCTCATGGGGCTGAATTCTGCAGACCTTCTAAAAGGCCTTTGTTACCCCCGCGTTAAAGTAGGCAATGAGTACGTCACCAAAGGCCAGACCGTCCCACAG GTAACCAATTCAGTTGGTGCTCTGGCAAAGTCAGTCTATGAGAAGATGTTTTTGTGGATGGTGATCCGCATCAATGAGATGTTGGACACCAAGCAACCAAGGCAGTTCTTCATCGGAGTGTTGGATATCGCAGGATTTGAGATCTTTGAC TTCAACAGCATGGAGCAACTGTGCATCAACTTCACCAACGAGAAGTTGCAGCAATTTTTCAACCATCACATGTTTGTCCTGGAGCAAGAAGAGTACAAGAAGGAAGGCATCGACTGGGAGTTTATTGACTTCGGCATGGACCTGGCTGCCTGCATTGAGCTCATTGAAAAG CCAATGGGCATCTTCTCCATCCTCGAAGAGGAGTGTATGTTCCCCAAAGCGTCAGACACCTCCTTCAAGAACAAACTCTACGACCAACATCTGGGCAAAAACAATGCTTTCCAAAAACCCAAAGTAGTCAAAGGCAAACCAGAAGCTCACTTCTCTTTGCTGCATTACGCCGGAACAGTGGACTACAACATCAGTGGTTGGCTGGAGAAGAACAAAGACCCGCTTAATGAATCTGTAGTGCAGCTCTACCAGAAGTCTTCTATGAAACTGCTTTCTTTCCTCTATGCATCCTTTTCTGGAACTGATGCAG ACTCTGGTGGTGACAAAGCTAGTAAAAAGGGGGCAAAGAAGAAGGGTGGATCCTTCCAGACTGTGTCTGCAGTTTTCAGG GAAAATCTCGGAAAGCTTATGACCAATTTACGGAGCACCCACCCTCACTTTGTACGTTGTCTAATTCCAAATGAGGTTAAAACACCAG GTATCATGGACAATAACTTGGTCATCCACCAGCTACGTTGTAATGGTGTCCTGGAGGGAATCCGTATCTGCAGGAAAGGATTTCCCAGCAGGATTATCTATGCGGATTTCAAGCAGAG ATATCGAATTTTGAATGCCAGTGCTATCCCGGAAGGACAATTTATCGATGGCAAGAAAGCTTCTGAGAAGCTTCTAGGGTCCATTGATGTTGATCACACCCAGTATCGCTTTGGGTCCACAAAG GTCTTTTTCAAAGCTGGTCTACTGGGAAACCTGGAGGAGCTGCGAGATGAAAAACTAGCTTCCCTCGTGACGCAAACACAAGCAGTTTGTCGGGGTTTTCTGATGAGGAAAGAATTTTCCAACTTGATTGCCCAAAA AGATTGCGTTTGGATTCTACAATACAACCTTCGATCCTTCATGAATGTCAAACACTGGCCTTGGATGAAGCTTTTCTTCAAGATCAAGCCACTCCTCAAGAGCGCAGAGACGGAAAAGGAGATGGCCACCATGAAAGAAGACTTCATCAAATGCAAGGAGGACTTGGTCAAGTCAGAATCCAAGAGGAAGGAGCTAGAGGAAAAAATGGTTTCCCTGCTGCAGGAGAAGAATAATCTGCAACTTCAAGTGCAATCT GACGCGGAGAACCTCTGTGACGCAGAAGAACGGTGCGAGGGTTTGATTAAAAGCAAAATCCAGTTGGAGGCGAAACTAAAAGAAGTGACAGAGAGGATGGAGGATGAGGAAGAAATCAATGCAGAGTTAACAACCAAGAAGAGAAAGCTAGAGGATGAATGTTCAGAGCTTAAGAAGGACATTGACGACCTAGAAATCACTTTGGCTAAAgtggagaaagaaaaacatgccACTGAAAACAAA GTCAAAAATCTGGTGGAGGAGTTGGCGGGCCAGGAGGAAAGTCTTGGTAAACTGAGCAAAGAGAAGAAAGCCCTTCAAGAAGCCCACCAGCAGACCATGGATGACCTTCAAGCTGAAGAAGACAAAGTCAATTCGCTGACAAAGGCCAAGTCAAAGCTGGAGCAACAGGTGGATGAT CTTGAAGGTTCACTTGAGCAAGAAAAGAAGATTCGGATGGATCTGGAAAGGATGAAGCGCAAACTGGAAGGAGATATTAAACTGACGCAAGAAACCCTAATGGATGCGGAAAATGACAAACAACAGTATGAGGAAAGGATGAAGAA AAAAGAGTTTGAAAACAGCCAGCTGATCAGCAAGATTGCAGATGAGCAGACAATCAATAACCAGCTTCAGAAGAAGCTGAAAGAACTTCAT GCTCGAATTGAAGAACTGGAAGAAGAAGTTGAAGCCGAGCGATCCATGCGGGCTAAGGTGGAGAAGCAAAGGGCTGACCTATCGCGAGAGATTGAAGAAATCAGCGAGAGGTTGGAGGAGGCTGGAGGTGCAACTGCCTCTCAGATTGAGATGAATAAGAAACGAGAGACGGAGTTCCTGAAAATCAGGCGGGACTTGGAAGAAGCAACGTTGCATCACGAGGCTACGTCCGCCGCACTCCGTAAAAAGCACGCCGACAGCATGGCCGAGCTTGGAGAGCAGCTGGACAACCTGCAGAGAATCAAGCAGaaactggagaaggagaaaagTGAACTGAAGATGGAGATTGATGATTTGTCCACCAACATGGAATCTGTGGCTAAAATCAAG GTCAACTTGGAGAAAAATTGCCGTTCCCTGGAAGACCAGCTCGTCGAGATGAAAGCCAAGAGTGATGAAAACAGCCGTAATATTGCAGATCTTTCCAATCAGAGGGCACGTTTTCAAACTGAGAACG CGGAGTTATCCCGACATATGGAGGAGCGAGAGACTCTCATATCCCAGTTGACCAGAGGAAAACAGGGATTCACTTCACAAATTGACGATCTCAAAAGACTCATGGAGGACGAGACAAAG GCCAAGAACGCTCTTGCACACGGCCTTCAATCATCTCGTCACGACTGCGACCTCCTCCGAGAACAATACGAGGAGGAACAGGAGGCCAAGGCGGAGCTACAGCGTGCTTTGTCCAAAGCTAACACTGAGGTGGCTTTGTGGAGAAACAAATATGAAACGGACGCCATTCAACGCACTGAAGAACTGGAGGAGGCCAA GAAAAAGTTGGCCCAGCGACTGCAAGAAGCAGAAGAACAGATAGAAGCTGTCAACTCAAAATGCGCCTCACTGGAGAAAACTAAACAGCGACTTCAAAATGAGATGGAGGATCTGATGGTGGATGTGGAAAGGTCTAATAGTGTGGCGGCCACATTggataagaagcaaagaaacTTTGATAAG ATTTTAGCCGAGTGGAAGCAGAAGTATGAAGAATCTCAAGCCGAGTTGGAAGGCGCTCAGAAAGAGTCCAGATCGTTGAGCACGGAGCTTTTTAAACTGAAAAATTCTTACGAGGAAGCCCTGGATCATCTGGAGACCATGAAGAGAGAGAACAAGAACCTGCAAC AGGAGATCTCAGATCTGACAGAACAGCTTGGAGAGAGCGGAAAAACGATCCACGAATTGgagaaattcaagaagaatgTGGAGACGGAAAAATACGACATGCAAACTGCGCTAGAAGAAGCTGAG GCATCTCTGGAACAAGAAGAATCCAAGATCCTCTGCATCCAAATGGAACTCAACCAAGTCAAAGCTGACGTGGACAGGAAAGTGGCAGAGAAAGACGAAGAACTGGACCAGATGAGGAAGAACAACCAACGTGTGATGGAATCCATGCAGACTACTTTGGACGCCGAGGTCCGGAGCAGGAACGACGCGCTGAGAGTGAAGAAGAAAATGGACGGAGATCTGAATGAGATGGAGATTCAACTGGGTCATGCTAACAGGCAGGCCTCAGAAGTTCTCAAGCAGCTACGAACCGTTCAGGCGCAACTAAAG gaggcCCAGATCCACTTGGATGATTCCCTTCGAGGTCAAGATGACATGAAGGAGCAAGTCACAATGTTGGAGCGCCGGGCCGGCTTAATGCAGGCGGAGATCGAAGAGCTTCGGGCAGTTGCGGAACAATCGGAGCGGAGTCGCAAAGTGGCTGAACAGGAATTGATTGATGCCAGCGAGCGTGCAGGACTTCTTCATTCTCAG AACACCAGTCTCCTCAACACCAAAAAGAAGCTTGAGACCGACGTTACGCAGCTTCACGGTGAAATAGAAGAAGCCACTCAGGAGTCCAGGAATGCCGAGGAGAAGGCCAAGAAAGCCATTACGGAT GCTGCCATGATGGCTGAAGAACTGAGAAAGGAACAGGACACCAGTGCCCACCTggagaggatgaagaagaaccTGGAGGTGACGGTCAAAGACCTGCAGCACCGCTTAGATGAAGCAGAGAATTTAGCAATGAAGGGTGGAAAGAAACAGATGCAGAAGTTGGAGACCAGA GTCCGTGAGCTCGAGACCGAACTGGAAGCCGAGCAAAAGCGTTCCAGCGAATCCGTCAAGGGAGTCCGCAAATACGAGAGGAAAGTTAAAGAACTGAGTTACCAG GCCGACGAAGACAAGAAGACAAATATTCGACTGCAGGACTTGGTAGACAAGTTGCAGATAAAAA